One genomic window of Branchiostoma floridae strain S238N-H82 chromosome 4, Bfl_VNyyK, whole genome shotgun sequence includes the following:
- the LOC118414127 gene encoding uncharacterized protein LOC118414127 isoform X1, with translation MKLPSYLAWFGANRQKMNGRTRVSQRSAEKARKMAIPRAVMERFLASNFEGDYKPVPLNHQGKYQLLTVMAEDRCVLRRWRKTPKLRPVGVLENYFVSAVFNDKLKEVIHEQRGYHGQGEHVGTNRIAGGVEVDSVVDRVSVSASSFSQAEADEPDGAGAGVHKEVVIPPMKLGRVWQTWIEEEDLADSIRNVRTSLTDKDKRLYLINDLFHSQCFKLLDQFETSMGINGNVSGFAKLFSASAKASRESTSATILERKHEAPIAFGCVRVKVQEDGTLMVVRTNSVSGIVDPTRGPLLRPRGVDKGLVHHIELGRLGSESPSPPASDEEETSPDCPQGFVRRKDVKSLGTREDPTLLETFSRLQALAPVLLEAQTPEDLVPLVEILDIAHSGEIPSMELDAVLSGNQRLLLAECGIRVADREGKVCALYITTSSEPDFPKAVAKIEQYGELLEDIVEEGEKVLPILKDVLKGMEIQQLAEGVDSMDVHHSTTQ, from the exons ATGAAACTTCCGTCGTACTTAGCGTGGTTTGGGGCGAATCGGCAAAAAATGAATGGACGAACACGGGTTAGTCAAAG ATCTGCAGAGAAAGCAAGGAAGATGGCGATCCCACGTGCTGTTATGGAGAGATTCCTCGCTTCTAATTTCGAGGGCGATTACAAACCGGTTCCGCTCAACCACCAGGGCAAGTACCAGCTGCTCACGGTCATGGCGGAGGACAGATGCGTGCTGAGAAG GTGGAGAAAAACGCCCAAACTGCGTCCAGTCGGCGTCTTGGAGAACTATTTCGTCAGCGCAGTGTTTAACGACAAGCTGAAGGAGGTTATCCACGAGCAGAGAGGCTACCACGGACAGGGAGAGCATGTGGGGACGAACCGTATTGCCGGGGGAGTAGAGGTAGACTCGGTCGTGGACCGAGTCAGCGTCAGCGCGAGCAGCTTTAGCCAGGCAGAAGCAGACGAACCAGACGGAGCCGGGGCGGGAGTTCATAAGGAG GTAGTGATCCCTCCCATGAAACTTGGTCGCGTGTGGCAGACGTGGATTGAGGAGGAGGACCTAGCGGACAGCATCAGGAACGTCAGGACCTCACTCACAGACAAGGACAAAAG GCTCTACCTGATCAACGACCTGTTCCACAGCCAGTGTTTCAAACTTCTGGACCAATTTGAAACTTCCATGGGCATAAACGGGAAC GTTTCTGGCTTTGCAAAGCTCTTCAGTGCTTCAGCTAAGGCTTCGAGGGAAAGCACGTCTGCAACCATCCTGGAGCGAAAACACGAGGCACCCATTGCCTTTGGCTGTGTACGAGtaaag GTCCAAGAAGATGGAACCCTGATGGTGGTCAGGACAAACTCAGTGTCCGGAATTGTGGACCCTACCCGAGGACCCTTACTGCGGCCACGAGGAGTGGACAAAG GATTGGTGCATCACATAGAGCTGGGGAGGCTGGGCAGTGAATCCCCATCTCCTCCTGCAAGTGATGAAGAAGAGACAAGCCCAGACTGCCCACAAG GATTTGTGCGCAGGAAGGACGTGAAGTCCCTGGGGACCAGGGAGGACCCCACCCTGCTGGAAACCTTCAGTAGACTCCAGGCCCTGGCACCTGTTCTGCTGGAGGCACAGACACCTGAAGATCTCGTGCCCCTTGTGGAAATT ctggACATTGCGCACTCGGGAGAGATTCCGTCCATGGAACTGGACGCTGTTCTGTCGGGAAACCAGCGCCTGTTGCTGGCGGAGTGCGGCATCAGGGTGGCGGACAGGGAGGGTAAAGTCTGCGCCCTGTACATCACAACAAGCAGCGAGCCAGATTTCCCAAAGGCCGTGGCTAAGATTGAACAGTATGGAGAACTCCTGGAGGATATCGTAG AAGAGGGAGAAAAAGTCTTGCCGATTCTCAAAGACGTCTTGAAGGGAATGGAGATACAGCAGCTGGCTGAAGGAGTCGACAGCATGGATGTACATCATTCTACAACTCAGTAG
- the LOC118414127 gene encoding uncharacterized protein LOC118414127 isoform X2 produces MAIPRAVMERFLASNFEGDYKPVPLNHQGKYQLLTVMAEDRCVLRRWRKTPKLRPVGVLENYFVSAVFNDKLKEVIHEQRGYHGQGEHVGTNRIAGGVEVDSVVDRVSVSASSFSQAEADEPDGAGAGVHKEVVIPPMKLGRVWQTWIEEEDLADSIRNVRTSLTDKDKRLYLINDLFHSQCFKLLDQFETSMGINGNVSGFAKLFSASAKASRESTSATILERKHEAPIAFGCVRVKVQEDGTLMVVRTNSVSGIVDPTRGPLLRPRGVDKGLVHHIELGRLGSESPSPPASDEEETSPDCPQGFVRRKDVKSLGTREDPTLLETFSRLQALAPVLLEAQTPEDLVPLVEILDIAHSGEIPSMELDAVLSGNQRLLLAECGIRVADREGKVCALYITTSSEPDFPKAVAKIEQYGELLEDIVEEGEKVLPILKDVLKGMEIQQLAEGVDSMDVHHSTTQ; encoded by the exons ATGGCGATCCCACGTGCTGTTATGGAGAGATTCCTCGCTTCTAATTTCGAGGGCGATTACAAACCGGTTCCGCTCAACCACCAGGGCAAGTACCAGCTGCTCACGGTCATGGCGGAGGACAGATGCGTGCTGAGAAG GTGGAGAAAAACGCCCAAACTGCGTCCAGTCGGCGTCTTGGAGAACTATTTCGTCAGCGCAGTGTTTAACGACAAGCTGAAGGAGGTTATCCACGAGCAGAGAGGCTACCACGGACAGGGAGAGCATGTGGGGACGAACCGTATTGCCGGGGGAGTAGAGGTAGACTCGGTCGTGGACCGAGTCAGCGTCAGCGCGAGCAGCTTTAGCCAGGCAGAAGCAGACGAACCAGACGGAGCCGGGGCGGGAGTTCATAAGGAG GTAGTGATCCCTCCCATGAAACTTGGTCGCGTGTGGCAGACGTGGATTGAGGAGGAGGACCTAGCGGACAGCATCAGGAACGTCAGGACCTCACTCACAGACAAGGACAAAAG GCTCTACCTGATCAACGACCTGTTCCACAGCCAGTGTTTCAAACTTCTGGACCAATTTGAAACTTCCATGGGCATAAACGGGAAC GTTTCTGGCTTTGCAAAGCTCTTCAGTGCTTCAGCTAAGGCTTCGAGGGAAAGCACGTCTGCAACCATCCTGGAGCGAAAACACGAGGCACCCATTGCCTTTGGCTGTGTACGAGtaaag GTCCAAGAAGATGGAACCCTGATGGTGGTCAGGACAAACTCAGTGTCCGGAATTGTGGACCCTACCCGAGGACCCTTACTGCGGCCACGAGGAGTGGACAAAG GATTGGTGCATCACATAGAGCTGGGGAGGCTGGGCAGTGAATCCCCATCTCCTCCTGCAAGTGATGAAGAAGAGACAAGCCCAGACTGCCCACAAG GATTTGTGCGCAGGAAGGACGTGAAGTCCCTGGGGACCAGGGAGGACCCCACCCTGCTGGAAACCTTCAGTAGACTCCAGGCCCTGGCACCTGTTCTGCTGGAGGCACAGACACCTGAAGATCTCGTGCCCCTTGTGGAAATT ctggACATTGCGCACTCGGGAGAGATTCCGTCCATGGAACTGGACGCTGTTCTGTCGGGAAACCAGCGCCTGTTGCTGGCGGAGTGCGGCATCAGGGTGGCGGACAGGGAGGGTAAAGTCTGCGCCCTGTACATCACAACAAGCAGCGAGCCAGATTTCCCAAAGGCCGTGGCTAAGATTGAACAGTATGGAGAACTCCTGGAGGATATCGTAG AAGAGGGAGAAAAAGTCTTGCCGATTCTCAAAGACGTCTTGAAGGGAATGGAGATACAGCAGCTGGCTGAAGGAGTCGACAGCATGGATGTACATCATTCTACAACTCAGTAG